The Myxococcales bacterium DNA segment CGTGCAACTGGCCAGTTGTCGAGTCGATCTCGAATCGTCTCGGGAGAGAGTTCCATAGTGTCGTCGCCCCCTACTGCAAAACATTGAACTGAACGCGCCGTCGACCCTGCGTCGCTGGAAGGTGAAGTGATTGATATCCTCTTCCGCCACGAGTCGCATGGCTTTGGCTCCAAGAATCGTGCCCCGCCACGCCGTCATCTGCTACTGGTTTCGGCATGCAGACCGATCGCCGCGGGTTCATGCATTTTCTGGCCGGAACGGCCGCGTGGCTTATGGGTGGGAGCGCTAACGCCCTCGAGCCGGTGTGGACGAGCGAGATCCACATGCAGACCCGAAACACTCTGTTGGGCCCGGTTGGTCGGAAGTGGTGGCCTGTGACCCGCAAGAAGCGACGCACGAAGGCGTACACAGGGCACGAGCGGATCGCGCTGCCCGCTCCGGCGAGTCCCGGAGCACGCTCCCTGGCCGACGTGATCGGAGACTTCCGAGCGGCCGACGGGTTCGCGAATGGGGCGCTCGGCCTGAGCGACCTTTCCCGACTGCTGCACTTCACGAACGGTGTGACCGAGCCGCCGATATTGCGGGCGGCACCTTCCGCGGGGGCCCTGTACGCAGGGGAGATCTACGTCGTGGCCGAGCGGGTGACGGGCCTCGAGCCTGGCGTCTATTACTATGCGCCCCTCAGCCACGCGTTGGTGCCGATCCGGCAAGCCCAGGGGATCGATGCGGTGAGTCGCGCTCTCGAGCGACCCGGCCTGGTCGCGGGCGCGCCGCTCGTGGTCCTGCTGACGAATGTCTTCGGACGCTACGGCTGGCGCTATGCGAACCGGGGATATCGATACGCCTTGATCGACACGGGGCACATCGGCGCGAACTTGCGCCTGGTTGCGCGCTCGGCGAGGCTCGTCGACACTGCAATGCTTCGCTTCCACGATGAGCGCCTGAACTCACTGCTCGGGATCGACGGACGTCGCGAGGCGGTGTGCGCAATCCACGCGGTGGGGCATCCGGGGGAGACGACGCCATCACCCGTGGTGAGAACATTCGCGGAGGCAAAGAACGCGCCGGCGGGCTGGGGAGATACCGAGCGGTATCACGCGAACACTCGACTCGCGGAAGTCGCGCAGGGTACTTCCAAGGGTCCCGTCCTCACGCCTCGGGGGCTAAATACTGTAGACACGCTCCGGCCCGAGATGTCGGTAGAGGACAGCATCCGCAATCGACGCTCGGCCAGTCACTTCGAGGACCGCGTGATGCAGCGCGATGCACTCGAGTGGATCCTCGATGCGGCTGTAGGCCAGCCGGCGCTATCTCCGGTAGGGGAGGTGGAGTTGCTGCTCGCGGTGCACCGCGTCGCGGCCGTAGCCCCCGGCCTCTATCGGTACGAGCCAAACGGAGCGCGACTCGTGCTGATGCGGAAGGCCGACCTGCGCGGCCAACTCGTCCGCACTTGCCTGGGGCAGGACAAAGCGGGCAGCTGCGCGGTGGCCTTCTTCGGTGTCGGCAATCTCCAGCACGCCAGCGAGACCCTGGGCGATCGCATGTATCGCGATCTGCTGATCGAAGCGGGCGGCATCGGCCAGCGCATTTACCTGGCCGCCGAAGCGGCGGGTCTCGCCGCCCGAAACCTCGCCGCCTTTCGGGACGACGCCCTGAATCGCCTACTCGACCTCGATGGACGGAAGCGCGCGGTCCTCCACCTGACCCTCGCAGGACGCGGGTCGTAGAGTCGCTAGAAGTTGGATCAGGACAGCCCGCGAACCAGATTGCGATACTCGTCCTCGTCGAACGCGCGCAGGGTTTCGAGCCGCACGTTGCCAAGAGCTCCGGCCGTGATCGAGAACTTTGCCGCAGCCTCGTCGTCCGGCGCCTCGATTACGATGACCGAGTCGTACTGCCCCCTCCACGATCGACCCGCGTGCTTTACCGGGTCATTCCTTTTTCTAAGCTCACCGCCTGGTAGTAGACACCCGGGTCGTCCACGATGTCGTTCACGAGCAGAGTCTCGCTAGCTTCCCTATGACCGCTGCGATAATCTCGATACTCGTTGGTTGAGCGATAACCCCGGTTGATTTTACTAGCCCCAGGAGGCGATCATGTCGAGATGGTTTCGAACCGCGATAATTGCTGTCTTTGTGATTGCGGCCCTGGCGTTCGCGACCCCAGCCCTGGCTGCGTCTGGGAAATCAAACAAGCCGAACGTCGTCCTCGTATTGATGGACAATTTCGGATACGGCGAAGTCGGCGTGTATGGCGGAGGTGTTTTGCGTGGAGCGGCAACACCGCGAATTGATAGCCTCGCCTCCGAAGGTTTTCGATTCACGAATTACAACGTTGAAGCGGAGTGCGTACCTTCGC contains these protein-coding regions:
- a CDS encoding sulfatase-like hydrolase/transferase — encoded protein: MSRWFRTAIIAVFVIAALAFATPALAASGKSNKPNVVLVLMDNFGYGEVGVYGGGVLRGAATPRIDSLASEGFRFTNYNVEAECVPS
- a CDS encoding SagB/ThcOx family dehydrogenase, with translation MQTDRRGFMHFLAGTAAWLMGGSANALEPVWTSEIHMQTRNTLLGPVGRKWWPVTRKKRRTKAYTGHERIALPAPASPGARSLADVIGDFRAADGFANGALGLSDLSRLLHFTNGVTEPPILRAAPSAGALYAGEIYVVAERVTGLEPGVYYYAPLSHALVPIRQAQGIDAVSRALERPGLVAGAPLVVLLTNVFGRYGWRYANRGYRYALIDTGHIGANLRLVARSARLVDTAMLRFHDERLNSLLGIDGRREAVCAIHAVGHPGETTPSPVVRTFAEAKNAPAGWGDTERYHANTRLAEVAQGTSKGPVLTPRGLNTVDTLRPEMSVEDSIRNRRSASHFEDRVMQRDALEWILDAAVGQPALSPVGEVELLLAVHRVAAVAPGLYRYEPNGARLVLMRKADLRGQLVRTCLGQDKAGSCAVAFFGVGNLQHASETLGDRMYRDLLIEAGGIGQRIYLAAEAAGLAARNLAAFRDDALNRLLDLDGRKRAVLHLTLAGRGS
- a CDS encoding GYD domain-containing protein; its protein translation is MVIEAPDDEAAAKFSITAGALGNVRLETLRAFDEDEYRNLVRGLS